In Mycolicibacterium alvei, a single window of DNA contains:
- a CDS encoding acyl-CoA dehydrogenase family protein: protein MAEKFADQPNSVAEDQGEFTFTDEQAQLRTAVRKFCAENFGEQAARTLMESEPRFDPLVWARLGAELSVLGLAVPEADGGAGGTLVDQAIAVEELGAALACGPVFGTVFLSIPALVAASAGPVRDELLGALTEGTRTAAFAVQDHAGAFDPAAVNVTAAEDGTLTGTVERVVDADAADVLLVAATRPDGVALYALEATGPGVQRNPLTTLDLTRPQATIVLTAAPAHLVAGPDQADRVLTHTFQVASALLAAEQVGAAQHLLDLSVEYAKSRLQFGRQIGSFQAVKHRLADCLVDLEHARSATYHAAWALTDGTDDPALAASIAQATASAAFARIAADTIQVHGGIGFTWEHQAHLYFKRATTDAALLGSAEAHRSRVADLVLDAPADRVPWVATGKQ from the coding sequence GTGGCTGAGAAGTTTGCGGATCAGCCCAATAGTGTGGCTGAGGACCAGGGTGAGTTCACGTTCACCGACGAGCAGGCTCAACTGCGGACAGCCGTCCGCAAGTTCTGTGCCGAAAACTTCGGCGAGCAGGCAGCACGGACCCTGATGGAGTCCGAGCCGCGGTTCGATCCGTTGGTGTGGGCGCGGCTGGGCGCCGAACTGAGTGTACTCGGCTTGGCAGTTCCCGAGGCCGACGGCGGTGCCGGCGGCACGCTGGTCGATCAGGCCATCGCGGTCGAGGAGTTGGGTGCGGCCTTGGCCTGCGGGCCGGTATTCGGCACAGTTTTCCTGTCGATCCCGGCGCTCGTCGCCGCCTCGGCTGGCCCGGTGCGCGACGAACTCCTCGGCGCACTCACCGAAGGCACCCGCACCGCAGCGTTCGCGGTCCAGGATCACGCGGGTGCGTTCGATCCCGCCGCGGTGAATGTCACTGCCGCCGAGGACGGGACACTCACCGGCACGGTCGAACGGGTCGTCGACGCCGACGCCGCCGACGTCCTGCTGGTGGCCGCCACGAGACCTGACGGCGTAGCTCTGTACGCGCTCGAGGCGACGGGCCCCGGGGTGCAGCGCAACCCGTTGACCACGCTCGACCTCACCCGCCCGCAGGCCACCATCGTCTTGACCGCAGCGCCCGCCCACCTGGTGGCCGGGCCCGACCAGGCCGATCGCGTCCTCACCCATACCTTCCAGGTGGCCTCAGCGCTGCTGGCCGCTGAACAAGTCGGCGCCGCACAGCATCTGCTGGATCTGTCGGTGGAATACGCGAAATCGAGGTTGCAGTTCGGCAGGCAGATCGGTTCCTTCCAGGCCGTCAAGCACCGGCTGGCCGATTGCCTGGTCGATCTCGAGCACGCCCGCTCGGCGACCTATCACGCCGCGTGGGCACTGACCGACGGCACCGACGACCCGGCGCTGGCGGCCAGCATCGCGCAGGCCACGGCGTCGGCGGCGTTCGCCAGGATCGCGGCTGACACGATCCAGGTGCACGGCGGGATCGGCTTCACCTGGGAGCACCAGGCCCACCTGTACTTCAAACGGGCCACCACCGACGCAGCCCTGTTGGGCAGCGCGGAAGCCCATCGGTCCCGCGTGGCGGACCTGGTGCTCGACGCACCGGCCGATCGGGTTCCGTGGGTGGCCACCGGTAAGCAATGA
- a CDS encoding VCBS domain-containing protein: MEFPNNAQSRLGGLTLAVGLGLAVTSGQGVANAAPDSDDDTSSSESSTGPASPADTPTSAAAETKRKAGPATKKARGPLSSVSASGGANTSTSADRSERSERLERLERLKNLAKPRATGTSIRPSSQVTTATGADTATSTDPSEPTDPDAIPAPEPAPARIPVTDVVADSSDSDSVSTPKPLALTPTKVNKLPSLTSAAAPRRLITVSAETTARAEKLAAAQIFSATVDTPAEQVTVQVTTPEPPAAPTSAPAPAPIATIVAAPARVVVGLLSWVGFRPSAFSPHAPIAPTKLVELAWVALRRTFLNTTPTSTVVVGQPHSSGVITGSVVGADADGDPLTYGVIDAPERGTVTVDPTTGAFTYTPDAELAETGGAVSFTVAIRDQGLHLHGLQGLFTPGGGHVAMATVNLVVPPANEAPVSGTPPYTVDHATIDHNTGAVRGTVNITDPDGNTLTYTVTQPDPDHGTVEVDSATGDWTFTPTGQARLDATESGLPQTTQFTITANDGRESTSVTVTAPIDPAQVAVVDVIAVPGGPMVVEVTPDGSIILIGALPTLTVVNPDTTVTTIPIDFNPGTIWVDKPTETVYVTSTENVVFTLDPSTQTVVNTGIRLDRPVTGLTTTTSGTLVVASGDTLHAYNGSEKLVVTGQVPGHEVDKIKFVVDSGEDTVVATSTHAVSRLAVSMDLGEARMMGANSSAGGTVAFEEMGRIDFGEESTVTAVSYQDGRLVALVNTNGEDQLVLIDTNFYGMEEMDRFAVGSGATGVVLNNDIAYITNAAAGTVTVVDVYSQEVLATIHTGSTGGVAALPGGGAVVTNPGAGTVMTIGHAVPQD; this comes from the coding sequence ATGGAATTTCCCAACAACGCACAGTCTCGACTAGGCGGACTGACCCTTGCGGTCGGCCTGGGCCTTGCCGTGACGAGCGGTCAGGGTGTGGCCAATGCCGCCCCCGATTCGGACGATGACACCTCGTCCTCGGAGTCGTCGACCGGACCGGCGAGCCCCGCAGACACTCCGACGTCGGCCGCCGCGGAGACGAAACGGAAAGCCGGGCCGGCGACCAAGAAGGCGCGAGGGCCGTTGTCCTCGGTATCCGCTTCCGGGGGTGCCAACACGTCCACCTCGGCCGACCGGTCGGAACGGTCCGAGCGACTGGAGCGGCTGGAGCGGCTGAAGAACCTGGCCAAGCCACGCGCCACCGGCACCTCGATTCGGCCGTCGTCGCAGGTCACCACCGCGACGGGCGCCGACACTGCCACATCCACGGACCCTTCCGAGCCAACCGACCCCGACGCGATCCCTGCCCCGGAACCCGCTCCGGCGCGCATACCCGTCACGGATGTGGTCGCGGATTCCAGTGATTCGGACTCCGTCTCCACCCCGAAACCCCTCGCGCTGACGCCCACCAAGGTGAACAAACTGCCGTCCCTCACCTCCGCCGCGGCCCCCCGCCGGCTGATCACCGTGTCGGCCGAGACAACGGCGCGTGCGGAAAAACTCGCTGCCGCGCAGATATTTTCCGCGACGGTGGACACCCCCGCCGAGCAGGTGACCGTGCAGGTGACAACGCCGGAACCGCCCGCCGCGCCGACGAGTGCCCCCGCCCCGGCGCCGATCGCCACGATCGTTGCCGCCCCGGCCCGCGTCGTCGTTGGCCTGCTGTCCTGGGTGGGTTTCAGGCCGAGTGCGTTCTCGCCCCATGCACCGATCGCCCCGACCAAGCTGGTGGAATTGGCCTGGGTGGCGCTGCGTCGCACCTTCTTGAACACCACGCCGACATCGACCGTCGTGGTGGGCCAACCACATTCGTCCGGCGTCATCACCGGCTCCGTGGTCGGTGCCGACGCCGACGGCGATCCACTCACCTACGGCGTCATCGACGCACCCGAGCGCGGCACCGTCACGGTCGACCCCACCACGGGAGCGTTCACCTACACCCCCGATGCCGAACTCGCCGAGACCGGCGGTGCCGTCAGCTTCACGGTCGCGATCCGAGACCAGGGTCTGCACCTGCACGGACTGCAGGGCTTGTTCACCCCTGGCGGCGGACACGTCGCGATGGCCACGGTGAATCTCGTCGTCCCGCCGGCCAACGAAGCGCCGGTCTCCGGGACACCGCCGTACACCGTCGATCACGCCACCATCGACCACAACACCGGTGCGGTGCGCGGCACCGTCAACATCACCGACCCCGACGGCAACACCCTCACCTACACCGTCACTCAGCCCGATCCGGACCACGGAACCGTCGAAGTGGACAGTGCCACCGGTGACTGGACCTTCACCCCGACCGGACAGGCCCGGCTGGATGCGACCGAGTCCGGCCTGCCTCAGACCACACAGTTCACCATCACCGCCAATGACGGCAGGGAAAGCACCTCGGTGACCGTGACCGCGCCCATCGACCCCGCTCAGGTGGCGGTCGTCGACGTCATCGCGGTCCCCGGCGGACCGATGGTCGTGGAAGTCACCCCCGACGGCAGCATCATCCTGATCGGGGCTCTGCCGACGCTGACAGTGGTCAACCCGGACACGACCGTCACCACGATTCCGATCGACTTCAATCCGGGCACCATCTGGGTCGACAAGCCCACCGAGACGGTCTACGTCACCTCCACGGAGAATGTTGTCTTCACCCTCGATCCCAGCACCCAGACGGTGGTCAACACCGGGATCCGGCTCGACCGGCCGGTCACCGGCCTCACGACGACGACCAGTGGCACGCTGGTCGTGGCCTCCGGCGACACCCTGCACGCCTACAACGGTTCGGAGAAGCTGGTCGTCACAGGCCAGGTGCCGGGCCACGAGGTCGACAAGATCAAATTCGTGGTGGACAGCGGGGAAGACACCGTGGTGGCCACGTCAACACATGCGGTGTCACGCCTGGCAGTGAGCATGGATCTGGGCGAAGCCCGGATGATGGGCGCCAACTCCAGCGCCGGCGGCACCGTGGCATTCGAGGAGATGGGGCGTATCGACTTCGGCGAGGAATCCACCGTGACCGCGGTGTCCTACCAGGACGGACGCCTGGTCGCCCTCGTCAACACGAACGGCGAGGACCAGCTGGTGCTGATCGATACGAACTTCTACGGCATGGAGGAGATGGACCGGTTCGCCGTGGGCTCCGGGGCGACCGGGGTGGTGTTGAACAACGACATCGCCTACATCACCAACGCCGCCGCCGGGACCGTGACGGTCGTCGACGTGTACAGCCAGGAGGTTCTCGCGACGATCCACACCGGATCAACGGGCGGGGTGGCCGCGCTGCCCGGTGGCGGCGCGGTGGTGACCAATCCAGGTGCGGGCACGGTGATGACCATCGGCCACGCGGTGCCACAGGACTGA
- a CDS encoding alpha/beta fold hydrolase, whose translation MDSAAEHRTLAVEGVRSPVFVAGPTGPDRRQTPEAVVFVHGNNAGAKWDQLLTPVTGFARVIAPEMPGFGAADKPAQWPYTVAAYAAHLDAILDQLGVERAHLVAHDFGGPWALAWAVDHLDSVASITLINAPVVINHFAAKLWRTPVLAEAMWRMGNRTMIRLMLTMRDPGLPPEALDSIAEHMLARGTPEAVLKLYRSTGPNALAPYVDRLTEFDGDVLVVWGADDRYVSFAQTDEYRRIFRNCEVQPIPGTGHWPWLEQPDVVAGYVTTFLRRQLGCGQ comes from the coding sequence ATGGACAGCGCTGCCGAACACCGCACGCTGGCTGTCGAGGGGGTGCGGTCGCCGGTGTTTGTTGCCGGCCCGACAGGACCGGACCGGCGACAAACACCAGAAGCAGTGGTGTTCGTACACGGCAACAACGCCGGGGCCAAGTGGGATCAGCTGCTGACACCGGTCACCGGTTTCGCGCGGGTGATCGCCCCGGAGATGCCGGGTTTCGGCGCGGCCGACAAGCCGGCCCAGTGGCCGTACACGGTGGCCGCCTACGCGGCCCACCTCGACGCGATCCTGGACCAACTCGGCGTCGAGCGCGCGCATCTGGTCGCCCACGACTTCGGCGGACCGTGGGCACTCGCGTGGGCCGTCGACCATCTCGACTCGGTCGCCAGCATCACGCTGATCAACGCCCCGGTGGTGATCAACCACTTCGCCGCCAAGCTGTGGCGCACACCCGTGCTGGCCGAGGCGATGTGGCGGATGGGTAATCGCACCATGATCCGGCTGATGTTGACGATGCGCGATCCTGGGCTACCGCCCGAGGCGCTGGATTCGATTGCCGAGCACATGCTTGCCCGCGGAACACCTGAGGCGGTGCTGAAGTTGTACCGGTCCACCGGACCGAATGCCCTTGCCCCGTACGTAGATCGACTCACCGAGTTCGACGGCGACGTTCTGGTGGTATGGGGTGCCGACGACCGCTACGTGTCGTTCGCACAGACCGACGAGTATCGCCGGATCTTCAGGAACTGCGAGGTCCAGCCGATTCCGGGGACCGGCCATTGGCCCTGGCTCGAACAACCCGATGTAGTGGCCGGGTACGTCACCACATTTCTGCGCAGGCAGCTCGGGTGCGGGCAGTGA
- a CDS encoding CocE/NonD family hydrolase, translating into MGIHHNVAVRVSDGTVLRADIHYPTVPETGAPAPGPFPVLLSITPYGKKAPPPAAQIGGGATPYLIRRGYIEVMADVRGTGASGGSFEMLGAVQVQDGVDLVNWAARLPNSNGRVGMFGISYLAINQLLTAAAVGPDSPLKAIFPVMAGNDFYRDVVTMGGVPHMRTVRAYGAVYSLLNLVNPVLEFTRRGTHERPRAGGLATVRQRGRDQRQYFRSMISDAASGGDTAFDGPFWDTMRASDVLPDIAHNQVAVFLVGGWHDAFQRGAPLNYTALQNAYTGRPPNAPMVPGQPVSDRVQLIMGPWYHVSDLDGLHMHALQLRWFDRWLKDDASAEVTGAPIRFRAIGSSEWFQAQDYPFPEARPTRLYLAEGGQLAAEPATDQTEATLRYAVRGPVSGRSLEQWTLGMGSFMASQRGRRIGYDLDNRRLQREALTYTTAEFAEAQLIAGPVTLTVQATADTTETLWVAHLDDVAPDGASRPLTQGALLGSHRALDPEKTWFTPDGPEGEVLRPHHISTRAAAEPVVRGELTRYDLEIFPTGALIEPGHRLRLTLTTYDFPHLVPTQPAREALFAGTYRIRQGGDSPSSLLIPLAAPAAFTTAPSGIRTESP; encoded by the coding sequence ATCGGAATCCACCACAATGTGGCCGTCCGCGTCTCCGACGGCACCGTGCTCCGAGCCGACATCCACTATCCGACGGTCCCCGAGACCGGCGCACCGGCGCCGGGGCCGTTCCCGGTGCTGTTGTCCATCACCCCGTACGGCAAGAAGGCCCCGCCGCCGGCCGCCCAGATCGGTGGCGGGGCCACCCCGTATCTGATCCGCCGCGGCTACATCGAGGTGATGGCCGATGTGCGTGGCACCGGCGCCTCGGGCGGATCCTTCGAGATGCTGGGTGCAGTCCAGGTCCAGGACGGGGTGGATCTGGTGAATTGGGCTGCACGACTGCCCAATTCCAACGGCCGGGTCGGGATGTTCGGCATCTCCTACCTGGCGATCAACCAACTGCTCACCGCTGCCGCGGTCGGCCCTGACTCGCCGTTGAAGGCGATCTTCCCGGTGATGGCCGGCAATGACTTCTACCGCGATGTGGTCACCATGGGCGGTGTGCCGCACATGCGCACGGTGCGGGCCTACGGCGCGGTCTATTCACTGCTGAACCTGGTCAACCCGGTCCTGGAGTTCACGAGGCGCGGCACACATGAGCGCCCGCGGGCCGGTGGCCTGGCCACGGTGCGCCAACGCGGACGCGACCAACGCCAGTACTTCCGCTCGATGATCTCCGACGCCGCCAGCGGCGGGGACACCGCCTTCGACGGGCCGTTCTGGGACACCATGAGGGCCTCGGACGTGCTGCCCGATATCGCGCACAACCAGGTAGCCGTGTTCCTCGTCGGCGGCTGGCACGACGCCTTCCAGCGCGGTGCCCCACTGAACTACACCGCGCTGCAGAACGCCTACACCGGTCGGCCGCCCAACGCTCCGATGGTGCCCGGCCAACCGGTGTCGGACCGGGTGCAACTGATCATGGGCCCCTGGTATCACGTATCGGATCTCGACGGCCTGCACATGCATGCCTTGCAGTTGCGCTGGTTCGACCGCTGGCTCAAGGACGATGCCTCCGCCGAGGTGACCGGTGCCCCGATCCGCTTCCGGGCCATCGGCAGCTCGGAGTGGTTCCAGGCGCAGGATTATCCGTTTCCGGAGGCCAGGCCGACCCGGCTGTATCTCGCCGAAGGCGGGCAGCTGGCGGCCGAACCGGCCACCGACCAGACCGAAGCGACACTGCGATACGCGGTCCGCGGTCCCGTTTCCGGACGCAGCCTGGAACAGTGGACCCTGGGAATGGGCAGCTTCATGGCCTCCCAGCGGGGCCGCCGCATCGGGTACGACCTGGACAACCGCCGCCTGCAGCGGGAGGCCCTGACCTACACCACTGCCGAGTTCGCCGAGGCCCAACTCATCGCCGGCCCAGTCACTTTGACCGTGCAGGCGACCGCCGACACCACCGAAACCCTATGGGTCGCTCACCTCGACGACGTCGCACCGGACGGGGCCAGTCGGCCGCTGACCCAGGGTGCACTGCTCGGCTCCCACCGGGCCCTGGATCCGGAGAAGACGTGGTTTACGCCGGACGGGCCAGAAGGAGAAGTGCTACGACCGCATCACATCAGTACCCGCGCCGCCGCCGAACCCGTCGTGCGCGGCGAGCTGACCCGATATGACCTGGAGATCTTCCCCACCGGCGCCCTGATCGAACCGGGGCACCGGTTGCGGCTGACCCTGACCACCTACGACTTCCCCCACCTGGTTCCCACTCAGCCGGCGCGGGAGGCGCTGTTCGCGGGGACGTACCGCATCCGTCAGGGTGGGGATTCGCCGTCGAGTCTGCTCATCCCGTTGGCCGCGCCGGCGGCGTTCACCACTGCGCCATCCGGCATCAGAACCGAATCACCTTGA
- a CDS encoding esterase family protein — translation MLLPGLVVAGPTPTAAAYSREGLPVERLQVPSAAMGRDITVQFQGGGPHALYLLDGLRAQDDDNGWDINTAAFEWFYKSGISVVMPVGGHSSFYTDWYRPAAGSAGTTTYKWETFLTQELPTYLAAKRDVAPTGNAVVGLSMSGGAALTLAIWHPAQFIFAGALSGFLNPSQGLWPTMIGFAMKDAGGYNTTDMWGTTNDPAWRRNDPMVNINRLVANNTAIWVYCGNGVPSELDSPGGNFGTLYSAQFLENITINTNKEFQQKYVAAGGRNAKFDFPSNGTHTWNYWGAQLQAMKPDMLRVLSQNAAAAAAPPAPAAPVPAAPVPAAPVPAVPGQVAQAPGQVPGVAAAPAAPAMPGQVPGVAGVPRVAGVPGVAPAQVAPVVPGLQTVPVALPR, via the coding sequence ATGCTGCTGCCTGGTCTGGTCGTGGCCGGGCCGACACCGACCGCCGCAGCATATTCGCGCGAAGGCCTGCCGGTGGAACGCCTCCAGGTGCCGTCGGCCGCAATGGGCCGCGACATCACGGTTCAATTCCAGGGCGGCGGCCCGCACGCGTTGTATCTGCTCGACGGGTTGCGCGCACAGGACGACGACAACGGTTGGGACATCAACACCGCGGCGTTCGAGTGGTTCTACAAGTCGGGGATCTCGGTGGTCATGCCGGTAGGTGGGCACTCCAGTTTCTACACCGACTGGTACCGCCCCGCGGCCGGCAGCGCCGGCACCACCACCTACAAGTGGGAAACCTTCCTCACCCAGGAACTTCCGACCTACCTGGCCGCCAAACGCGATGTGGCACCGACCGGCAATGCCGTTGTCGGGCTGTCGATGTCCGGTGGGGCAGCCCTGACTCTGGCCATCTGGCATCCTGCCCAGTTCATCTTCGCGGGCGCCCTGTCAGGCTTTCTCAATCCGTCACAAGGCCTGTGGCCCACCATGATCGGCTTCGCGATGAAGGATGCCGGCGGCTATAACACGACGGACATGTGGGGCACCACGAACGATCCGGCCTGGCGTCGCAACGACCCGATGGTCAACATCAACCGGCTGGTGGCCAACAACACCGCGATCTGGGTGTACTGCGGCAACGGTGTCCCTTCCGAACTCGACAGCCCGGGCGGTAATTTCGGCACGCTGTACAGCGCTCAGTTCCTGGAGAACATCACGATCAACACCAACAAGGAGTTCCAGCAGAAGTACGTGGCCGCAGGCGGGCGCAACGCAAAGTTCGACTTCCCGTCGAATGGCACCCACACCTGGAACTACTGGGGCGCACAGCTGCAGGCGATGAAGCCCGACATGCTGCGGGTGCTCAGCCAGAACGCGGCAGCCGCAGCCGCACCGCCTGCTCCGGCCGCTCCGGTGCCGGCCGCTCCGGTGCCGGCCGCTCCGGTGCCGGCCGTGCCCGGCCAGGTCGCGCAGGCACCCGGGCAGGTGCCTGGTGTAGCCGCAGCACCGGCAGCACCGGCCATGCCCGGCCAGGTGCCCGGTGTTGCCGGAGTGCCGCGGGTAGCGGGGGTACCAGGCGTCGCCCCCGCACAGGTCGCTCCGGTAGTCCCCGGCCTGCAGACAGTGCCCGTGGCGCTGCCCCGGTAA
- a CDS encoding FAD-dependent oxidoreductase → MDRKRVVIAGLGDTGVLTAIRLARRFDVVGISVNPGLVSGQELGTRLARPEDWARNYRIGFDRFRALDRVRTVHGVLTGADLSARTVSVRDVGGTERVEPYDALVISTGVTNGFWRRAVLQSAGDVDAGLRTAHDRLGSARSVAVIGGGAAAVSSAVNIALRWPDIRVELFYPGEHPLPQHHWRTRKRVEDRLAAAGVTLHPGHRAVVPEGFDCAAITSEPVHFSGGQAPAHADAVLWAIGRVRPNTAWLPADVLDERGFVRVTPELRVPGVDGVFAVGDVAATDPLRSSARNRADGLLARNVAAYFTGGRMRSYRPPASRWGSVLGVQPDGLEVFAPNGFAFRFPSWSIERVLQPWIVRCGIYRGVRSGDQYPVTNG, encoded by the coding sequence GTGGACCGAAAGCGCGTGGTGATCGCCGGGCTCGGCGACACCGGCGTGCTCACCGCGATCCGGTTGGCGCGTCGGTTCGACGTCGTCGGCATCTCGGTGAACCCCGGTCTGGTCAGCGGCCAGGAGCTCGGCACCCGGCTGGCCCGGCCGGAGGACTGGGCCCGCAACTACCGGATCGGCTTCGATCGTTTCCGCGCACTCGACCGCGTCCGCACCGTGCACGGCGTGCTCACCGGGGCCGACCTGTCGGCCCGCACGGTCAGTGTGCGTGATGTCGGCGGAACTGAACGGGTGGAACCCTATGACGCACTGGTCATCTCCACCGGTGTCACCAACGGCTTCTGGCGACGAGCCGTTCTGCAGTCGGCAGGCGATGTCGACGCCGGGCTGCGGACCGCACACGATCGGTTGGGTTCAGCACGGTCCGTTGCCGTGATCGGAGGTGGTGCTGCGGCGGTCAGTAGCGCCGTCAACATCGCCCTCCGGTGGCCGGATATTCGAGTCGAGTTGTTCTACCCGGGCGAACATCCTCTGCCGCAGCATCATTGGCGGACCCGCAAGCGGGTCGAAGACAGGTTGGCCGCCGCGGGCGTGACGCTGCACCCCGGACACCGAGCAGTGGTGCCCGAGGGCTTCGACTGCGCGGCCATCACCTCCGAACCCGTTCACTTCAGCGGCGGCCAGGCTCCGGCGCATGCCGATGCCGTGCTGTGGGCCATCGGCCGGGTGCGGCCGAACACGGCCTGGCTACCCGCAGACGTCCTCGACGAGCGTGGGTTCGTGCGGGTGACACCGGAGCTGCGGGTGCCAGGCGTCGACGGTGTCTTCGCGGTCGGTGATGTCGCTGCCACCGACCCGCTGCGCTCCTCGGCCCGCAACCGGGCCGACGGCCTGCTGGCCCGAAACGTGGCGGCCTATTTCACCGGCGGCCGCATGCGCAGTTACCGGCCGCCGGCCAGCCGTTGGGGTTCGGTACTGGGCGTGCAGCCTGACGGGCTGGAGGTCTTCGCGCCCAACGGGTTTGCCTTCCGATTCCCGTCATGGTCCATCGAACGGGTGCTGCAGCCGTGGATAGTCCGCTGCGGTATCTACCGTGGCGTGCGGTCCGGGGATCAGTACCCGGTCACCAACGGCTGA
- a CDS encoding fumarylacetoacetate hydrolase family protein: MKLRRVRTATGGVDVQSLDTEGNWTTHPDLTPLGGRVFDDAWLVAAADRQLAHSDHLLPFQPLSFRDFMLYEQHNIDAARGLIRRFHPGLYRVTSLYERVTGRPVPQFKPKPLFYRQPIYYMSNAQTFVPTGTPVPVPDYSQALDFELEIGFVLAAPLFNATPEAAAAAIGAFVVLNDFSARDVQRPEMLSGFGPQKSKHFASSMSDTAVTADEVLPRIEVLTGSVVLNGAVVSTVSSAGMQYSLGEVLAHASRSEPLYPGELFGTGTLPGGSGMETGHWLRPGDTLTLKLDGIGRIEHAIR; the protein is encoded by the coding sequence GTGAAGCTGCGCCGGGTCCGCACCGCCACGGGTGGCGTGGACGTGCAATCCCTTGATACCGAGGGTAATTGGACAACCCACCCGGACCTCACCCCGTTGGGCGGGCGCGTGTTCGACGATGCCTGGCTGGTGGCCGCGGCCGACCGCCAGTTGGCACACAGCGACCATCTGTTGCCGTTCCAGCCGCTGTCCTTCCGCGACTTCATGCTGTACGAACAACACAACATCGACGCGGCCCGCGGGCTGATCCGGCGCTTTCATCCCGGCCTGTACCGGGTGACGTCGCTGTACGAACGGGTGACCGGCAGACCGGTGCCGCAGTTCAAGCCCAAGCCGCTGTTCTACCGGCAGCCGATCTATTACATGTCCAACGCGCAGACCTTCGTCCCGACCGGCACCCCGGTTCCCGTGCCGGACTATTCGCAGGCGTTGGACTTCGAGCTGGAGATCGGATTCGTCTTGGCCGCACCGCTGTTCAATGCGACACCGGAGGCGGCGGCCGCGGCGATCGGCGCGTTCGTCGTACTCAACGACTTCAGCGCCCGCGATGTGCAGCGCCCGGAGATGCTCAGCGGCTTCGGACCGCAAAAGTCCAAGCATTTCGCCAGTTCGATGTCGGACACCGCGGTCACCGCCGACGAGGTCCTGCCCCGGATCGAGGTCCTCACCGGTTCTGTCGTACTCAACGGGGCAGTCGTCAGCACGGTCAGCAGCGCCGGGATGCAGTACAGCCTGGGCGAGGTGCTGGCACACGCCTCACGGAGCGAACCCCTCTATCCGGGTGAGCTTTTCGGCACCGGAACGCTGCCAGGCGGCAGTGGCATGGAGACCGGGCACTGGCTGCGCCCAGGAGACACACTCACGTTGAAGCTCGACGGGATCGGCCGCATCGAGCACGCCATCCGTTAG
- a CDS encoding acyl-CoA dehydrogenase family protein: protein MSSVADADRVADLARRVVADHDPKKVPIPEYLAACYDAGLSWVHFPEGLGGLGVSRGLQAVADRILQGAGGPIPLGLNPMGYGMAAPTVREHAQSDELKKSWLRPLASAEHIWCQLFSEPGAGSDLAGLATSAVLDGDEWVLNGQKVWTSLAHRARWGLLLARSNPDVAKHKGLTYFVLDMHGPGVETRPLRQMTGQAEFNEVYITDARIPDAHRLGEVGNGWNVAMTTLMNERSALGGSGNRRGAGTISDAVALWASRPDLRTPVLRDRLSQLWLRSEAQRLTSERSRAAATVGGPGPEGSIGKLVGAELNQHIYQWCMDLLGPEGILYHGYGKGDRDDENADDWRGPIQQRFLRSKANTIEGGTSEVMRNILGERILGLPGDLRADAGMPWKEIPRG, encoded by the coding sequence ATGAGCAGCGTCGCTGATGCGGACCGGGTCGCCGACCTCGCCCGCCGGGTCGTGGCCGACCACGACCCCAAGAAAGTCCCGATCCCCGAGTACCTGGCCGCCTGTTACGACGCGGGCCTGTCCTGGGTGCACTTCCCCGAGGGCCTCGGCGGTCTCGGGGTGTCGCGCGGTCTGCAGGCCGTGGCCGACCGCATCCTGCAGGGCGCCGGCGGCCCCATACCGCTGGGCCTCAATCCGATGGGCTACGGCATGGCCGCCCCGACGGTGCGCGAGCACGCTCAGTCCGACGAGCTCAAGAAGTCCTGGCTGCGGCCGCTCGCGAGCGCCGAACACATCTGGTGCCAGCTGTTCTCCGAGCCGGGCGCCGGATCGGATCTGGCCGGCCTGGCCACCTCCGCTGTCCTCGACGGCGACGAGTGGGTGCTGAACGGCCAGAAGGTGTGGACCAGCCTGGCGCACCGGGCCCGGTGGGGTCTGCTGCTGGCCCGCTCGAATCCCGATGTGGCCAAACACAAAGGCCTGACGTACTTCGTGCTGGACATGCACGGGCCGGGTGTCGAGACCAGGCCGCTGCGGCAGATGACGGGCCAGGCCGAGTTCAACGAGGTGTACATCACCGACGCCCGTATCCCGGATGCTCATCGGCTCGGGGAAGTGGGCAACGGCTGGAACGTCGCGATGACCACGCTGATGAACGAGCGCAGTGCGCTCGGCGGTAGCGGCAACCGTCGCGGCGCCGGGACCATCTCGGATGCCGTGGCGCTATGGGCCTCCCGCCCGGATCTGCGTACTCCGGTTCTCCGTGACCGCCTTTCCCAACTGTGGCTGCGCTCGGAGGCCCAGCGGCTGACGTCGGAACGCTCCCGAGCCGCCGCAACCGTCGGCGGACCCGGACCTGAAGGCTCGATCGGCAAGCTCGTCGGTGCCGAACTGAATCAGCACATCTACCAGTGGTGCATGGATCTGCTTGGACCCGAAGGGATCCTGTACCACGGGTACGGAAAGGGCGACCGCGACGACGAGAACGCCGACGACTGGCGCGGACCCATCCAACAGCGCTTCCTGCGCAGCAAGGCCAACACCATCGAAGGCGGCACCTCAGAGGTGATGCGCAACATTCTCGGCGAACGGATCCTCGGGCTGCCCGGCGATCTTCGCGCCGATGCCGGCATGCCGTGGAAGGAGATCCCGCGTGGCTGA